A single Chloroflexota bacterium DNA region contains:
- a CDS encoding class I SAM-dependent methyltransferase — translation MDQPVIERLVTINREFYHRFADQFANTRGPQQPGLLLLPDFLPRSGRLLDIGCGNGRFALVLEQRELLIDYLGIDASRPLLEIARETTNDLRYVRTAFQQVDVMAENWAHELQEGSFDAIALLAVLHHIPGRQRRRSLLAGLREHLAPSGVLAISTWQFLNSERLKRKIVPWQQIDIDSDSVEPGDYLLDWQRGGSGLRYCHLIDERQLRELAAAAGLEVREIFLADGKEGNLNLFAILARNGP, via the coding sequence ATGGATCAGCCAGTAATAGAACGCCTGGTTACCATCAATCGAGAATTTTACCATAGGTTTGCCGATCAGTTCGCCAACACCCGCGGACCACAGCAGCCCGGTCTGCTGCTGCTCCCGGATTTCCTGCCGCGATCAGGCCGCCTTCTTGATATCGGCTGCGGAAACGGGCGCTTTGCCCTGGTGCTGGAACAGCGAGAGCTATTGATCGACTACCTCGGCATCGACGCCAGCCGCCCTCTGCTTGAAATTGCCCGGGAAACCACCAACGACCTGCGTTATGTGCGCACCGCGTTCCAGCAAGTCGATGTGATGGCTGAAAACTGGGCACACGAGTTGCAGGAGGGCAGCTTCGACGCCATCGCTCTTCTGGCAGTGCTGCACCACATCCCCGGCCGTCAACGACGTCGCTCGCTGTTGGCGGGCCTGCGCGAACACCTTGCACCATCTGGTGTGTTGGCGATCTCTACCTGGCAATTCCTGAACAGTGAACGGTTGAAGCGAAAAATCGTTCCGTGGCAGCAGATCGACATTGACAGCGATTCGGTTGAGCCCGGTGATTATCTATTGGACTGGCAGCGAGGAGGAAGTGGTTTACGCTATTGTCATCTTATCGACGAGCGCCAACTTCGAGAGTTGGCAGCCGCGGCCGGGCTTGAGGTTCGGGAGATATTCCTGGCGGATGGCAAGGAGGGCAACCTGAATCTCTTTGCCATTCTTGCCCGAAATGGCCCTTGA
- a CDS encoding tRNA uridine(34) 5-carboxymethylaminomethyl modification radical SAM/GNAT enzyme Elp3, with protein MAERKKVDATARKYKQIDTDRYRSELLAIIEAIRSAPNFDDRFYHRTLRKHPRDGSGFFSKSHLVTAYRDFVAAGDLPFEKETLYRLQMKPVRTQSGIAPVAVLTKPAGCPGHCIFCPNDPDMPKSYLSLEPGAQRALRYEFDPFRQTRGRLEAFDAVGHPIQKVELLILGGTWSAYSPQYTEWFVRRCLDALNGSDSTSLAQAQHLNERATSRCVGLTIETRPDWVTLEEIQRLRRLGVTRVQLGIQSLDDEILRLNRRGHDVETARRAVRMLRASGFKLHLHWMPNLLGATPESDLADYARLWNDPDMRPDELKVYPCSLIAGTELYEIWQQGGYQPYDEGALLALIADCKARTPRYCRLSRVVRDIPANYVAEGNRFNNLREMAQKALADSGRQCQCMRCREVRDRDADPDTLRLDVQRYETGAGLEHFLSFETQEGKLAGFLRLLLPWPDSSVETPCEIKANALIREVHVYGRALHIGDSSSGEAQHLGLGTRLIEKARQLSQEAGFRRLSVIAAIGTRDYYRQRGFELEDLYMHADL; from the coding sequence GTGGCTGAACGAAAAAAAGTCGACGCAACTGCAAGAAAATATAAGCAGATCGATACCGACCGCTACCGGTCAGAGCTGCTCGCCATTATCGAGGCGATCAGGTCCGCTCCCAACTTCGACGATCGCTTCTATCACCGAACCCTGCGCAAACACCCGCGGGATGGCTCCGGGTTCTTCAGCAAGAGCCACCTGGTGACTGCTTACCGCGATTTCGTCGCAGCAGGTGATCTGCCCTTTGAAAAGGAAACGCTCTACCGCCTTCAGATGAAACCGGTGCGAACCCAGTCAGGTATCGCGCCTGTTGCAGTGCTGACCAAGCCGGCCGGTTGTCCTGGCCACTGCATCTTCTGTCCGAACGATCCCGATATGCCCAAAAGCTATCTGTCGTTGGAACCGGGCGCACAGCGGGCGCTTCGCTACGAATTCGATCCCTTTCGCCAGACCCGAGGCAGGCTTGAGGCCTTTGATGCCGTGGGACATCCAATTCAGAAGGTTGAGTTGTTGATCCTCGGCGGCACCTGGTCCGCTTACTCGCCCCAGTACACCGAATGGTTCGTCCGGCGCTGCCTGGATGCCCTGAATGGATCAGATTCAACATCGTTGGCGCAAGCCCAACATCTCAACGAACGGGCGACCTCCCGCTGCGTGGGCTTGACTATTGAAACCCGGCCCGATTGGGTTACCCTCGAAGAGATTCAGCGGCTGAGACGCCTGGGCGTTACCCGTGTCCAACTCGGCATTCAGAGTCTTGACGACGAAATCCTGCGCTTGAACCGGCGCGGGCACGATGTGGAAACTGCCCGCCGGGCGGTCAGGATGCTGCGAGCCAGCGGTTTCAAGCTCCATCTCCACTGGATGCCAAACCTGCTGGGAGCCACACCGGAGAGCGATCTGGCAGACTACGCCCGCCTTTGGAATGATCCTGACATGCGACCCGATGAACTGAAAGTGTATCCATGCTCGTTGATTGCGGGCACCGAACTCTACGAGATCTGGCAGCAGGGGGGCTATCAACCGTATGATGAAGGTGCATTGCTTGCCCTGATAGCTGACTGCAAAGCCAGGACACCCCGCTATTGCCGCCTGAGCCGCGTGGTCCGCGACATTCCGGCCAATTACGTGGCCGAGGGCAATCGGTTCAACAATCTCCGGGAGATGGCCCAAAAGGCCCTGGCCGACAGCGGCAGACAATGCCAGTGCATGCGTTGCCGGGAGGTACGCGACCGTGACGCAGATCCGGATACCCTCCGCCTTGACGTACAGCGCTATGAAACTGGCGCCGGGCTGGAGCACTTCCTCTCCTTCGAAACCCAGGAAGGAAAGCTGGCAGGTTTTCTGCGTCTGTTGTTGCCCTGGCCGGACAGTTCGGTTGAAACACCCTGCGAAATCAAGGCCAACGCGCTGATCCGGGAGGTCCATGTCTATGGACGCGCTCTGCACATCGGTGATTCCAGCAGCGGAGAGGCGCAACATCTTGGTCTGGGAACTCGATTGATCGAAAAGGCTCGCCAGCTTTCACAGGAAGCTGGATTCCGCCGCCTGTCAGTTATCGCCGCTATCGGGACGCGGGATTATTATCGCCAACGAGGTTTTGAGCTCGAAGACCTCTACATGCATGCAGACCTTTGA